A region of the Phaenicophaeus curvirostris isolate KB17595 chromosome 10, BPBGC_Pcur_1.0, whole genome shotgun sequence genome:
GAGCTGAGCTGTAGCTGAGCTTCTACTCTGAAATTTCCTGCTTTTGTCTGTACAGACTCCTGACGTAGGCACCTGGGATAGGGAGGCTCTGTCATGCTCTGTAGCTAAGCTACCCTGAGATCTGGAAGCAGCACAGGCACATCAGCTTTGGGTACAACTTCTGCCATCTGCTGGAGAGCTCTGAAACACTGTTCTACTAAACTGATAGAGGACAGGACCCGGGGTGGGGGCGGAGGTTGGATATATGAGCCACTTCCACAGCTTTACCGGTAGATTATCTGCGTCTAGACAATGTATTGATCCATAAATTCGCATTCTGAAGTGAAATAGAAATGCTTCTTAAAACTAAGTTTCTCTTAGTTACAACTTGTTAACGATATatgctgtttaatttttcaaCCACAAACAGATTGACCAGATATTAATTCATCAGCAGATTGAACTTCTTGAGAGTAAGTGTGAACTATTTATAGCAGGGAAATGTTCTCGGGGTTATTAGATTTAAAATTTAGACTTTCTTTTACCCTATGTATTTAAGGTGGATCACcgcctttctttttcctgactcTGTTATGTATCTCAATTCCTGCAGGAGTtgtggaggagagaaaggaggaaatagGAGGGCAGAGGATTTTAAGCAGCTTTTATATCTTAAAAGTTATATAGCAACGTGACTTAATAATCTTGGTAGCTAGTTGTAACCGAAGTCACACATTTCCCATGTTATTCATTCACATGATTCCTACTTGCCTGTCTTGCCTACTTAAAGATCTGATTTTCTGGTCTCTTATTCCATCCAATTCCATAGGCTGGCACGTGGCTCCTATGCTGTTTCCAGGCAATCCTGCTGTTTTAGCAAATTGAACTGCCTTCTTTCTGCTCCCCTCATTCTGTTCATTTTCAGAATATCAAAGTCATGTTTGAAAGACACTGAtaacagaggaaataaaatggaCCATCCATCTCAGTTGACACTtaatgctgctgtgttttcttttgataATGCCTCAAAGAGTGGTTTCATTTGTTAGAGAAATTGATCACAGTTTCTGTCCTGgctcttgttttctgtttgtgctgctgTGAATCTGGACTGTGACTCTTCTTGTGGCCTTCTGAACATTTTTATGCCCTCTAGAGCCCATTTTTGGCTTCACCTCAAAATTCACAAGTTTTTTCAATTATCTCCCTTTCAGCTCTTCCCTGGGAATCTTCCATGCTGTGTTATTTATAATCGTAGTACTTGCTTTGGCAGTAGACGTCCGTGTCTGGTGGGAGGGGACTGATGGACATCTCCATGCTCTTTCTGCGTTGCTATGTTCACATAGCAACTTCTTTAAACTTGCCTGCCGAGCTGCTCTGCTTTAGGGTCCTTCCTCACTGCTTTGCCTCCCCGGtagctgctgctgacagactTTGTGAGAGGCCTGCCTTCCCAAAGGGTAGCTTTAGAGTTAGTGTGGGGACTTTTCTGACCAGACACGCCTCAGAAATTTAACAGTTCTGCtcctatttttcagttttgactGGCTTtgaaacaaacaacaaatatGAAATCAAGAATACACTGGGGCAAAGGGTGTACTTTGCAGCAGAAGACACTGAATGCTGTACCAGAAATTGCTGTGGGCCATCACGACCCTTCACCCTGCGGATTGTAGACAACCTGGGCCATGAGGTGATAACTCTGCAGAGACCTCTCAGGTGTTCTTcatgctgctttccctgctgcttACAGGAGGTGAGTTGCTCCCTCTCGTTGTCTTCCCTCTAATGGGACACGGTCCACCTGTGCACTTTTAAGAGGGGATTGACCTGAATCAGAAGGTGGGGTGGAACAAATCGGGTTTTGTCTGTGAGTTATGGGGAGAGAGATCTGTGGGGTTTGTGCATGGGATCTCCTTGGTTTGGGACGAAGCTAGTGTGCTGCACATTTAGGTTTACTCCAGCCACTTATCATTATGGTAATGAAAATTTTGATTCAACAGCATGTCAGGAAACTTGTCACAAGTGCCAGATTGTGGTCTGAAGGCTGGGCAACAGCTAGAGTTTTCACTGTACTGCTGTGAAAGCTGTAGTGAAGTTCAACGCAGGAAAAaggttttttaatattaaaataattaacataCCATGCAACTTCTGAAGCCTCAAATCTGAGCCTACTCAGAGCTCTTACTGAGCTCTTCACTGATTGCATTCAGGATGCTTTCAGCCTTTTTCACTAGACTTTGATCTTTCTAGTGTGGATATACAGCTTGTGTACATGGTGTCTTAGGAGCATCTTATTGTTTTCAGTGAAGGCCAAAGGTGCATATGAGCTCTGAAATTTGTGTgcagttttctgaaaacattcacGGAGTATCCCGTGCAGCTTCATGCACTGGAAAGCCAGATTGTTGAGCAAAAATTGTGTTTGGTTTGTGTGCAAGTGTGGGTTTTGTCTAACAAGTGTATCAAAGCATGAAGATTGACGtggaggttttctttttcctgtcaaGCTGGAAGTTCAGgcacctccagggacaccagtTGGTTATGTTGTGCAGAACTGGCATCCATGCCTACCAAAGTTTACCATTCAAGATGAGAAAAGAATGGATATGCTGAAAATTAGTGGTCCATGTGTTGTCTGCAGCTGTTGTGAGGACGTTAATTTTGAGGTatgcaatattaaaaattacttgtatgtatcttctttcaggtagtgCTCTGATAGTAGTTTGTTGCTTAACTTACTGATGTCAACTGAACTGTAATATACAGTAAGTAGTACAAAATCTTTTAATACCAGTAAAATCAATTCACTTTTCTAGATATCTAGATTACTTTAGATAAGACAGACAAACTTCCAGAAATGACATCTTACAGGCATTCATCATTGATAAGTGAGACTGGTTCCCTATGGCTTTAGGGAAATATTTAGCAGCaatatcttttttaatttatcatgTTAGGCTCTAACAAAAAAGTGTTATCAGCTTTATCAGGTACTTATTAAAATGATGTACTACAACCTCTCATTTAGTAATCATTCAATGACCAAGTAAATCAAGATAATTTAGATctaaaatacagatttgaagGACTCAAACTAAAGCTTTGGCTTAGAAGTgattaatgcatttttattctcCTACACATGTAGTAAATACACTAGTctactttttaatatttaaaaagatgttGCAAATAGTTGCTAAAGCAATTATAGTATCATTTTATTTTGGTGCCTAGTCTTTCATATGACCCTGAACACTGGATTTAACTTTAGGAAACATAATGTTGACAAAGGGCTAATCTCTGCTTTGGAACAGAAGAACATAATTTGTTTAAGTTTCAATTGAGCAGTTCCTGATACATGGCAGGAAAAACTAATTCACTCTCTCAGCTAAAAGACACCACTTCCAGCAGAgcgtgtgtgcatgcatgcagtAGCTGTCTTCTAACACCATTAAAACACTGAACTCTGCAGTCAGATTTAGAATTAAGTTCGTCTGTGCTACCTAAGACTGACTTTGTGATAGTCGGGGTTGCCTTCTAGTACAAATAGTTGCATTCAGTGCCACATACATTCAAATAACATGATCTGAAGCTTTCAAAGTGATCTGCCATGAAAAGGATTTGGGAATATCATGACAGatttgatggtttttttttttaattttatattcaaCCAGGTGAAGTCTCTGGATGAGACTGCTACTGTTGGTAGGATTTCTAAGCAGTGGACTGGATTTGTGAAAGAAGCCTTTACAGATGCAGATAACTTTGGAATCATGTTTCCAATGGACCTTGatgtaaaaatgaaagctgtCATGATTGGTGCTTGCTTCCTTATTGTAAGTAATACTTGAATACCAAGGGACTTTTTCATCTCCCTGTTCAAGTTATGCTGGTAAAGGATTTGACTCTGAGCTCCTTGAAGTGGGTGACAGCTTCTTGTGAACTTCTTGTGTGTAATATTAAGCATGGAGGGCAACAAAGAATTATTTCTGATAATAAGCTTATTCTAGACTATATATTATATACTGCTAACTATATTTAAACAGAGCTTCAGAAGTCATGAAACTGAGAAACCCCATAAAGAAGGGAAGACTCCTTGCAGGCTCATTAGCAGAGGAAGGCATGTTTAAGTGGATGGTGAGGTGAAAAAAGTGCAGATGAGCAATAGTTGTGATCCAAAGCCAGAGCAGCCTGCTGCACTGATGAACTGGACAGTTGAATGCTGCAGCGAGTTCCTCCTGACTGTCCTTTTTGGAAGAATGTAAAGCACTGAGCTGAGCTGGATTAAAAACTCTCTCAGAGGAGCTCTTCTTGCAATGGGAGGGAGTTTGTGTAGAGACAAAGCACATCTAACTTGATACAGGGCTTTTCAGCTGCACACTGATTCTGTCTTGTCAAATACTGCATTGCAGCTCACTTTGCTCTTTGAAAACTGTGTGACACACTCGTGTTTCCACTTACCTGGGCAATGCAGTATTGGGTCCCATTTCAAAAAGTGCACTGCTGCTTTGCTAGCAGGGAAGAAGGGGATGAAAGAGGCAAATGAAACACCTTGAGTTTGGAAAGTTTTCACCAGCCTCTAACAGCCCTTTGTATGTACCAGGTTTTCTTCAGCAGTGCGTGTTTGTGTGCTACCATGTGCATGAAGTGCAGTGTTAGTGAGTGCAGGACTCCAGATATGGAAAATGAGGCTCCTAGCTATAAACTAAAGGTAGTGACTATTATGATGGACTCTGAGATAAAATTGAAGGGAGTGAGTAAGGTCAAACAAAGCCAGGACAGGAATCCTGAgtaaagaaagcttttttttggcTATTGATGATTTACAGTTTCCATGTAGGTCTTTCACCACCATTTTCTCTAtctgtgggcaacctgttctgaGAGACAGAGGTGACTGGGGGGGGTGGAGACAGGTGCCCCCACCTTGCAAAACAAGCAGAACTGAGCTAAGAACCACACTTAactatttgttttgtttgctttttgtttccttcttagGACTTCATGTTTTTTGAGCATGCTGCTGATAACAAACAGCGAACAGGAGTTTGGCAATGAAATCTAGAACTTTTTATATAGAAGGAAGAAGACTATAAATCTCCCACTTTCCAGTGGTTTGCAGAGCTCCAGTAAGAATGTGAGAAACATGTAT
Encoded here:
- the LOC138724710 gene encoding phospholipid scramblase 1-like isoform X1 gives rise to the protein MLFCRSIISRSTAMQEHTAAPPPGFSNPSYGPGNQVPYGYPQYAPGAYQGAAGAGSYNFQVQGMAGPAVPPIENQPVMNKGPMWMPVPPPLPNCPPGLEYLTQIDQILIHQQIELLEILTGFETNNKYEIKNTLGQRVYFAAEDTECCTRNCCGPSRPFTLRIVDNLGHEVITLQRPLRCSSCCFPCCLQELEVQAPPGTPVGYVVQNWHPCLPKFTIQDEKRMDMLKISGPCVVCSCCEDVNFEVKSLDETATVGRISKQWTGFVKEAFTDADNFGIMFPMDLDVKMKAVMIGACFLIDFMFFEHAADNKQRTGVWQ
- the LOC138724710 gene encoding phospholipid scramblase 1-like isoform X2 encodes the protein MQEHTAAPPPGFSNPSYGPGNQVPYGYPQYAPGAYQGAAGAGSYNFQVQGMAGPAVPPIENQPVMNKGPMWMPVPPPLPNCPPGLEYLTQIDQILIHQQIELLEILTGFETNNKYEIKNTLGQRVYFAAEDTECCTRNCCGPSRPFTLRIVDNLGHEVITLQRPLRCSSCCFPCCLQELEVQAPPGTPVGYVVQNWHPCLPKFTIQDEKRMDMLKISGPCVVCSCCEDVNFEVKSLDETATVGRISKQWTGFVKEAFTDADNFGIMFPMDLDVKMKAVMIGACFLIDFMFFEHAADNKQRTGVWQ
- the LOC138724710 gene encoding phospholipid scramblase 1-like isoform X3 translates to MLFCRSIISRSTAMQEHTAAPPPGFSNPSYGPGNQVPYGYPQYAPGAYQGAAGAGSYNFQVQGMAGPAVPPIENQPVMNKGPMWMPVPPPLPNCPPGLEYLTQIDQILIHQQIELLEILTGFETNNKYEIKNTLGQRVYFAAEDTECCTRNCCGPSRPFTLRIVDNLGHEVITLQRPLRCSSCCFPCCLQELEVQAPPGTPVGYVVQNWHPCLPKFTIQDEKRMDMLKISGPCVVCSCCEDVNFESFI